A part of Antennarius striatus isolate MH-2024 chromosome 21, ASM4005453v1, whole genome shotgun sequence genomic DNA contains:
- the lrrc3ca gene encoding leucine-rich repeat-containing protein 3 isoform X2, which translates to MISAPAPSLVLMTFCFHHAATSCSKSCYCSENESGEKTVRCSNLKLTEIPPDIPNDTRRVYLDFNLLTKIPSNAFTGLPNLVELDLSHNALNQLEPGAFRGLGFSLQFLDLSSNKLVRFNPESFEGLRARTNLTNNPWHCDCNLQMALTRVDLEPASLTGIVCQTSDPEETGVQGLAFLLAPHIDLCVVMKRTTDVAMLVVMFGWFTMVISYLVYYVRANQEDARRHLEYLKSLPRGQGKSEESSTISTVV; encoded by the exons ATGATTTCTGCTCCAGCGCCCAG CCTGGTGCTGATGACCTTCTGCTTCCACCACGCCGCTACCAGCTGCTCTAAGAGCTGCTACTGCTCTGAGAATGAGAGTGGCGAAAAGACGGTTCGCTGTAGCAACCTGAAGCTCACTGAGATCCCCCCGGACATCCCTAACGACACACGACGTGTCTACTTGGATTTCAACCTCTTGACCAAGATCCCTTCAAATGCTTTCACAGGTTTGCCCAATCTGGTTGAACTGGATCTATCTCATAATGCCTTAAACCAGTTAGAGCCAGGTGCATTCAGAGGCCTGGGCTTCTCACTGCAGTTCTTAGACCTTTCTTCAAACAAGTTGGTAAGGTTTAACCCTGAGTCCTTTGAAGGCCTGCGGGCTCGGACCAACCTAACAAACAACCCATGGCATTGTGACTGCAACCTGCAGATGGCCCTGACCCGGGTGGACCTGGAGCCAGCGTCGCTGACGGGCATCGTGTGCCAGACCTCCGATCCTGAAGAAACAGGAGTTCAAGGACTTGCCTTCTTGTTGGCACCACACATTGACCTGTGCGTGGTGATGAAGAGGACTACAGATGTGGCCATGCTGGTCGTCATGTTTGGCTGGTTCACCATGGTCATCTCCTACCTGGTTTACTATGTCAGGGCCAATCAGGAGGACGCCCGTCGACACTTGGAGTATCTCAAGTCTTTGCCAAGGGGACAGGGCAAGTCGGAGGAGTCTTCCACAATTAGTACGGTAGTATAG
- the lrrc3ca gene encoding leucine-rich repeat-containing protein 3B isoform X1, whose translation MMSLPADWLLRHSVVMCLLLHSLVLMTFCFHHAATSCSKSCYCSENESGEKTVRCSNLKLTEIPPDIPNDTRRVYLDFNLLTKIPSNAFTGLPNLVELDLSHNALNQLEPGAFRGLGFSLQFLDLSSNKLVRFNPESFEGLRARTNLTNNPWHCDCNLQMALTRVDLEPASLTGIVCQTSDPEETGVQGLAFLLAPHIDLCVVMKRTTDVAMLVVMFGWFTMVISYLVYYVRANQEDARRHLEYLKSLPRGQGKSEESSTISTVV comes from the coding sequence ATGATGTCTCTACCTGCAGACTGGCTGCTGCGCCACTCAGTGGTCATGTGTTTGCTGCTTCACAGCCTGGTGCTGATGACCTTCTGCTTCCACCACGCCGCTACCAGCTGCTCTAAGAGCTGCTACTGCTCTGAGAATGAGAGTGGCGAAAAGACGGTTCGCTGTAGCAACCTGAAGCTCACTGAGATCCCCCCGGACATCCCTAACGACACACGACGTGTCTACTTGGATTTCAACCTCTTGACCAAGATCCCTTCAAATGCTTTCACAGGTTTGCCCAATCTGGTTGAACTGGATCTATCTCATAATGCCTTAAACCAGTTAGAGCCAGGTGCATTCAGAGGCCTGGGCTTCTCACTGCAGTTCTTAGACCTTTCTTCAAACAAGTTGGTAAGGTTTAACCCTGAGTCCTTTGAAGGCCTGCGGGCTCGGACCAACCTAACAAACAACCCATGGCATTGTGACTGCAACCTGCAGATGGCCCTGACCCGGGTGGACCTGGAGCCAGCGTCGCTGACGGGCATCGTGTGCCAGACCTCCGATCCTGAAGAAACAGGAGTTCAAGGACTTGCCTTCTTGTTGGCACCACACATTGACCTGTGCGTGGTGATGAAGAGGACTACAGATGTGGCCATGCTGGTCGTCATGTTTGGCTGGTTCACCATGGTCATCTCCTACCTGGTTTACTATGTCAGGGCCAATCAGGAGGACGCCCGTCGACACTTGGAGTATCTCAAGTCTTTGCCAAGGGGACAGGGCAAGTCGGAGGAGTCTTCCACAATTAGTACGGTAGTATAG